The proteins below come from a single Campylobacter sp. CCUG 57310 genomic window:
- a CDS encoding putative transporter yields the protein MFSSFFKSKKWAAWAYGGVTLISLSLIIQTYLNIQFNDWYKNFYDILQNAKERDVQEFWDGIKLFLYLAMPYVLLRVFISFFSSHWIFRWREAMTFSYLNYWRKVEKDVEGSSQRMQEDTYRFAKIMEDLGVDILDSIMTLIAFIPILWGLSSKVNLPYIKDIPGSLVWIALLISVGGLIISWIVGIKLPGLEYNNQKVEAAFRKELVLAEDNKVNYAHPATIVELFTGLKFNYSRLFLHYGYFNTWLYSYYQILTIVPYLIMGGGLFTGLITLGVLVQVNNAFAQVRSSFGVFISNWKTITELRSIHKRLKEFEHNINYKKVGWE from the coding sequence GTGTTTTCATCTTTTTTTAAAAGCAAAAAATGGGCTGCTTGGGCTTACGGCGGCGTAACTTTGATATCGCTATCTCTTATCATTCAAACCTACTTAAACATACAGTTTAACGACTGGTATAAAAACTTTTACGACATCTTGCAAAATGCAAAAGAGCGCGATGTGCAGGAATTTTGGGACGGCATAAAGCTGTTTTTATATCTGGCTATGCCTTATGTATTGCTTCGGGTTTTTATATCGTTTTTTTCAAGCCACTGGATATTTCGCTGGCGCGAGGCGATGACTTTTAGCTATCTTAACTACTGGAGAAAGGTCGAAAAAGACGTAGAAGGAAGCTCGCAGCGTATGCAAGAAGATACTTATAGATTTGCAAAGATCATGGAGGATCTTGGAGTTGATATCTTGGATTCCATAATGACTCTAATCGCCTTTATCCCGATACTTTGGGGGCTTAGCAGTAAAGTAAATTTACCCTATATCAAAGACATCCCGGGCTCTCTTGTGTGGATAGCTTTGCTTATCAGCGTGGGCGGACTTATCATCTCTTGGATTGTAGGTATCAAACTTCCGGGGCTTGAATACAACAACCAAAAAGTCGAAGCCGCATTTAGAAAAGAGCTTGTTTTAGCGGAGGATAACAAAGTAAATTACGCTCACCCCGCTACGATAGTTGAGCTATTTACAGGGCTTAAATTTAACTACTCAAGACTGTTTTTACACTACGGATACTTTAATACTTGGCTTTACTCCTACTATCAAATTTTAACCATAGTTCCATATCTCATAATGGGTGGAGGGCTATTTACAGGGCTTATCACGCTTGGAGTTTTGGTTCAGGTAAATAACGCCTTTGCGCAAGTTAGATCAAGCTTTGGTGTTTTCATCAGTAACTGGAAGACCATAACAGAGCTTCGTTCCATTCACAAACGTCTAAAAGAATTTGAGCACAATATCAACTATAAAAAAGTCGGCTGGGAGTAG
- a CDS encoding DUF4299 family protein: MSVVFKIKNKKKFFGYESVLNVAQALEILPGLEQFNFDENDPAFNKQKFYSFKIPKDGYLFLGIRGVSGRGFELRYDAGSKSYEIRILTPSAKSDWETGLEYISNLALRLGSSITADINEEIYDSQSVLKFDYQKDILFGLKGIQSELANSDEESINEGLIRAFAINSKMIDEILSSSDPVAKFSKLMVESQC, translated from the coding sequence ATGAGTGTTGTTTTTAAAATTAAAAACAAAAAGAAATTTTTCGGCTACGAAAGTGTTTTAAACGTTGCTCAGGCACTTGAAATTTTGCCCGGTTTAGAGCAGTTTAACTTCGATGAAAACGATCCGGCATTTAACAAGCAAAAATTTTATTCATTTAAAATACCTAAAGACGGGTATCTGTTTTTGGGTATAAGAGGCGTGAGCGGACGCGGATTTGAGCTTAGGTATGACGCTGGAAGTAAGAGTTATGAGATCCGTATCTTAACTCCGAGCGCAAAGAGCGATTGGGAAACGGGACTTGAGTATATCTCAAATTTAGCTTTAAGGCTTGGCTCAAGTATTACAGCCGATATCAATGAAGAAATTTACGACTCTCAAAGCGTGCTTAAATTTGATTATCAAAAAGACATTTTATTTGGCTTAAAAGGCATACAAAGCGAGCTTGCAAACAGCGACGAAGAGAGTATAAATGAGGGCTTAATAAGGGCTTTTGCAATAAATTCAAAGATGATAGATGAGATATTATCCTCTAGCGATCCCGTGGCTAAATTTAGCAAGCTTATGGTTGAAAGTCAGTGCTAA
- a CDS encoding DUF411 domain-containing protein — protein sequence MKKSKNLFLSLAAVCAFASSAFAGGMIEVYKSPSCGCCGLWANIMKQNGFEVKEHMTEAIIELKAKNSVPLELSSCHTGVIDGYVVEGHVPAEDIKELLAKKPADVVGISVPGMPLGSPGMEQGGIVEDYDVIAFKKDGSYEIFSRYKNGKRFK from the coding sequence ATGAAAAAGAGTAAAAATTTATTTTTGAGTTTAGCTGCGGTTTGCGCCTTTGCTTCAAGCGCCTTTGCGGGCGGCATGATAGAGGTGTATAAGTCTCCAAGTTGCGGCTGTTGCGGGCTTTGGGCCAATATAATGAAGCAAAACGGCTTTGAGGTAAAAGAGCATATGACCGAAGCTATCATCGAACTAAAGGCTAAAAATAGCGTTCCGCTTGAGCTTTCAAGTTGCCATACGGGCGTGATAGACGGATATGTCGTAGAGGGGCACGTACCCGCTGAAGACATAAAAGAGCTTTTGGCCAAAAAGCCTGCCGATGTTGTGGGAATTTCCGTTCCGGGTATGCCTCTTGGAAGCCCCGGGATGGAGCAAGGCGGCATAGTTGAGGATTATGACGTGATAGCTTTTAAAAAAGACGGCAGCTACGAAATTTTCTCAAGATATAAAAACGGCAAAAGGTTCAAATAG
- a CDS encoding M48 family metallopeptidase, whose protein sequence is MKKFILPLVLTMIFLAGCFVSSTGAGAVGADRRQLFLISSETMNQSANLAYAKTLQSARQEKALNIDPVLTKRVQTIGKRLIAQVGAFREDALKWDWQVNVINSNTLNAWCMPGGKIAVYSGLIKNLSLTDAQIAAVMGHEIAHALREHSREQASTDQLKNIGIFAVSTAAGLGDTATGLINLATQYTISLPFSRSHETEADHIGTELMARAGYDPHEAVTVWEKMSKKSGDSVPEILSTHPSNASRIKDLKEIAKKVEPLYLAAQKAN, encoded by the coding sequence ATGAAAAAATTTATACTTCCTCTTGTTCTTACTATGATATTTTTAGCGGGTTGCTTCGTAAGTTCAACAGGTGCAGGTGCGGTTGGAGCCGATAGAAGGCAGCTGTTTTTGATAAGCTCTGAGACGATGAATCAAAGTGCAAATTTAGCCTATGCCAAAACGCTTCAGTCCGCAAGACAAGAAAAAGCGCTAAATATCGATCCCGTGCTTACTAAACGCGTTCAAACTATAGGCAAGCGCCTGATAGCGCAAGTCGGGGCTTTCCGTGAAGATGCGCTTAAATGGGACTGGCAAGTAAATGTTATCAATTCAAACACACTAAACGCATGGTGTATGCCGGGAGGCAAGATCGCCGTTTATAGCGGACTTATCAAAAATTTATCCTTAACCGATGCGCAGATAGCAGCAGTCATGGGTCACGAGATAGCCCACGCACTAAGAGAGCATAGTCGCGAACAAGCAAGCACGGATCAGCTCAAAAACATAGGAATTTTTGCCGTTTCAACCGCAGCAGGGCTTGGCGATACGGCAACAGGGCTTATAAATTTAGCTACTCAATACACCATAAGCCTACCTTTTTCACGAAGTCATGAAACCGAAGCCGATCACATCGGTACGGAGCTAATGGCAAGAGCGGGATACGATCCGCACGAAGCGGTAACGGTATGGGAAAAGATGTCTAAAAAATCAGGAGACTCGGTACCTGAAATCCTAAGCACTCACCCTTCAAACGCAAGCCGTATAAAGGACTTAAAAGAGATAGCTAAAAAGGTAGAGCCTCTATATCTGGCGGCGCAAAAGGCTAATTAA
- a CDS encoding DUF2314 domain-containing protein — protein sequence MSFFKKIFGKQRQEDTGEKMPIYYVDSEQDAMSRAYQAARDTFGYFWRELYWDRRRIVPGISVACVKVLFKDNAGGEEIGEHMWINDIEFDGENVSGILVNEPNDVKNIKNGDFVKVPLSEVSDWLFVIDNKSYGGFSVHALRANMSDKERAEHDLAWGFEFGDFNDILVAYEQKECPENLIEHPMCKNVIDQVKEYITNNSNILSDVDELGYTQLHHEAIAGNLGVVEILLENGADKNAKTNSGKTALDFAKALKWEHIARVL from the coding sequence GTGAGCTTCTTTAAAAAAATTTTCGGCAAGCAAAGACAAGAGGACACGGGCGAAAAGATGCCGATTTATTATGTAGATAGTGAGCAAGATGCTATGAGTAGGGCTTATCAGGCGGCTCGCGATACATTTGGATATTTTTGGCGTGAGCTATACTGGGATCGCCGAAGGATAGTTCCGGGCATTAGCGTCGCATGCGTAAAAGTATTATTTAAAGATAATGCTGGCGGCGAAGAGATTGGCGAGCATATGTGGATCAACGATATAGAATTTGACGGTGAAAACGTGAGCGGAATTTTGGTAAATGAGCCAAATGACGTTAAAAACATAAAAAACGGTGATTTTGTGAAAGTGCCGCTAAGCGAGGTTAGTGACTGGTTGTTTGTGATTGACAACAAAAGCTACGGAGGCTTTAGCGTGCATGCTTTGCGTGCGAATATGAGCGATAAAGAACGCGCCGAGCATGACTTGGCTTGGGGGTTTGAATTTGGCGATTTTAACGATATTTTAGTCGCTTATGAGCAAAAAGAGTGTCCTGAAAATTTGATCGAGCACCCGATGTGTAAAAACGTGATAGATCAAGTTAAAGAGTATATAACAAACAACTCAAACATACTAAGTGATGTGGATGAGCTTGGATATACGCAGCTTCATCATGAGGCTATAGCCGGGAATTTGGGTGTTGTTGAGATTTTGCTTGAAAACGGCGCGGATAAAAATGCAAAGACAAATAGCGGCAAAACCGCGCTTGATTTTGCTAAGGCGTTAAAATGGGAGCACATAGCAAGAGTTTTATAA
- a CDS encoding hemolysin family protein has translation MHPSSDSYFMILLAVFFVLLNAFFVLSEFAIVKVRKSRLEELIKDKVPNAKLAYEMSNKLDTYLSATQLGITLSSLALGWIGEPAIARLIEKPIQTYFDVSDLVVHTVAFAIAFTIITLFHVVLGELVPKSIAIAKAEKSTLLVAKPLHLFWVVFSPLIKTFDYLAWISLKMLGIKPAKESELAHSEEEIKIIVGESLKGGVLDSFETEIIKNAVDFSDTVAKEIMTPRRDMVCINKQKSYEENLKVVFDSKFTRYPYIDGSKDVILGMIHIRDILQIDLVDKKRDFDGIVREFVIVPENLSISKILVMMNKQQISAALVVDEYGGTAGLLTMEDIMEEILGDINDEHDEARPLYKKINENIYEFNGRFDIESVEELMGISFDDETEELTIGGYVFNLIGRLPVVGDRAEDNNCHYEVRKMDGTSILSVKVRKKIEEEDDD, from the coding sequence TTGCACCCCAGTAGCGATTCATATTTTATGATTTTACTCGCAGTTTTCTTTGTGCTTCTTAACGCTTTCTTTGTTTTATCAGAATTTGCCATCGTAAAGGTTCGCAAGAGCCGCCTAGAAGAGCTTATCAAAGATAAAGTTCCAAACGCAAAACTCGCTTACGAAATGTCAAACAAGCTTGATACATATCTAAGCGCGACTCAGCTTGGTATCACCCTTAGCTCGCTTGCGCTCGGTTGGATAGGCGAGCCTGCTATCGCCAGACTTATAGAAAAACCGATTCAAACATATTTTGACGTAAGCGACTTGGTGGTTCATACCGTTGCGTTTGCTATCGCATTTACTATCATTACGCTCTTTCATGTTGTGCTTGGCGAGCTTGTGCCAAAGTCCATAGCAATCGCAAAAGCGGAGAAATCAACCCTTCTTGTTGCAAAGCCGCTTCACCTGTTTTGGGTTGTGTTTTCGCCTCTTATTAAGACTTTTGACTATCTTGCGTGGATATCTTTAAAAATGCTTGGCATAAAACCTGCCAAAGAGAGCGAGCTTGCACACTCCGAAGAGGAGATAAAGATAATCGTAGGAGAGAGTTTAAAAGGCGGAGTGTTAGATAGCTTTGAGACCGAGATTATCAAAAATGCGGTCGATTTTAGCGATACGGTAGCTAAAGAGATAATGACGCCTCGCCGCGATATGGTCTGCATAAATAAGCAAAAAAGCTACGAAGAGAATTTAAAAGTCGTGTTTGACTCGAAGTTTACTCGCTATCCTTATATAGACGGAAGCAAGGACGTAATCCTTGGAATGATACATATCCGCGATATCCTGCAGATTGATCTTGTGGATAAGAAGCGAGATTTTGACGGTATAGTGCGCGAATTTGTGATCGTGCCTGAAAATTTATCTATCTCAAAAATTCTCGTTATGATGAATAAGCAACAAATTTCAGCAGCCTTGGTTGTCGATGAATACGGCGGGACAGCGGGACTTCTTACTATGGAAGATATTATGGAGGAAATTTTAGGCGACATCAACGACGAGCATGATGAAGCAAGACCTCTTTATAAAAAGATAAACGAAAATATTTACGAATTTAACGGCAGATTTGACATCGAAAGCGTTGAAGAGCTTATGGGCATAAGCTTTGATGACGAGACCGAAGAGCTTACGATCGGCGGATATGTGTTTAATCTCATCGGAAGGCTACCTGTAGTGGGGGATAGAGCGGAGGATAATAACTGCCACTATGAAGTGCGTAAAATGGACGGCACAAGCATATTAAGCGTGAAAGTCCGTAAGAAAATCGAAGAAGAAGATGATGATTAA